The nucleotide window GCACCGCTGATCAGTGGTATCGGCGTTTCGCTGCTGTTGCAGACCGCCGCGATGCTGGTGTGGACGCGCAACCCGCAAATGTTCCCGCAACTGCTGCCGCTGGCGCCGATTGAAATACTCGCCAATGCCGACGGCCACGCCGCCATCACCAACCTGACCGCACTGACCACCATCGCGGTCGCCCTGGCCGTGATGCTGGCCCTGGTGCTGCTGGTCGAGCGCACGCGCTTCGGACGGGCGATGCGGGCGGTGGCCGAGAACCCGCAAGTGGCCAGCCTGATGGGCATCAACCCCAATCGGATCATCGTCCTGACTTTCGCCATCGGCGGTGCGCTGGCGGCGCTTGCCGGCATCTTGATGGCCAGCAACTACGGCAGCGCGCATTTCTACATGGGCTTCCTGCCGGGTATCAAGGCGTTCACCGCCGCGGTGCTGGGCGGCATCGGCAACCTCAAGGGCGCGATGCTCGGAGGCCTGTTGCTGGGGCTGATCGAAGCCCTGGGCACCGGCTACCTGGGCGCGGCCACCGGGGGTGTGTTCGGCAGCAATTATCAGGACGTGTTTGCCTTCATCGTGTTGATTGCGGTGCTGGTGTTGCGCCCTTCGGGGATTCTTGGCGAACGACTGGCGACCCGCGCATGACTCATTCCATTGCAGTCTCGACTCCTTCCAGCAAACGCGCGCATCTGGGCCTGTTGCTGTTCACTTTGGCGCTGGTGCTGGCCCCGTGGGTGGTCGGCCACGCCGGCGGCAACACCTGGGTGCGCACCCTGGATTTCGCCCTGCTGTACATCATGCTCGCCCTGGGCCTGAACATTGTCGTGGGCTATGCCGGCCTGCTGGACATGGGGTTCATCGC belongs to Pseudomonas sp. MYb118 and includes:
- a CDS encoding branched-chain amino acid ABC transporter permease, which produces MDVLIQQLLNGLVSGSLYALVALGYTMVYGILRIINFAHGDVLMIGALVGLSVIRLLQALWPHLPGVLVLGFAALIAMAFCALLAMLIERVAYRRLRNAPRLAPLISGIGVSLLLQTAAMLVWTRNPQMFPQLLPLAPIEILANADGHAAITNLTALTTIAVALAVMLALVLLVERTRFGRAMRAVAENPQVASLMGINPNRIIVLTFAIGGALAALAGILMASNYGSAHFYMGFLPGIKAFTAAVLGGIGNLKGAMLGGLLLGLIEALGTGYLGAATGGVFGSNYQDVFAFIVLIAVLVLRPSGILGERLATRA